A window from Drosophila nasuta strain 15112-1781.00 chromosome 3, ASM2355853v1, whole genome shotgun sequence encodes these proteins:
- the LOC132791495 gene encoding uncharacterized protein LOC132791495: MKYLSFLIVFVVRLLIVLGQVKSFGGNEWPTFTGVCELQGDWCTTQCQIAGGSGGRCNKVRLCVCSPL, translated from the exons ATGAAATACTTGAgttttcttattgttttcGTAGTGCGCTTGTTAATCGTATTAGGCCAAGTAAAGTCGT TTGGTGGCAATGAGTGGCCAACATTCACGGGTGTCTGCGAGCTGCAAGGTGATTGGTGCACCACCCAGTGCCAAATAGCAGGCGGAAGTGGTGGCAGGTGTAACAAGGTTAGGCTCTGCGTCTGCAGTCCACTCTAA